Proteins found in one Acidobacteriota bacterium genomic segment:
- a CDS encoding DedA family protein: MEYVFDLFLNLDVHLAEFVAQYGVWVYAMLFAIVFIETGLIIWPFLPGDSLLFAAGAMAATGALDPWLTATLLIVAAIAGDSVNYSVGRYAGPKVFSAQDYQGFLHKVLNRDHLDKAHIFFEKHGGMAIASGRFVPIVRTFVPFVAGAASMNRATFLLWNVLGAFIWVGVCMGAGYAFGNVPVVKDNFSLVAMGIIFVSVLPIAIEMYRQRRGATA; encoded by the coding sequence GTTTCTGAATCTCGATGTGCACCTCGCGGAGTTCGTGGCGCAGTACGGCGTGTGGGTCTACGCCATGCTGTTTGCGATCGTCTTCATCGAAACCGGCCTGATCATCTGGCCGTTTCTTCCAGGCGACTCGCTGTTGTTTGCGGCGGGGGCCATGGCCGCCACCGGCGCGCTCGACCCGTGGCTGACGGCTACCCTGCTGATCGTCGCGGCGATCGCCGGCGATTCGGTGAATTACTCCGTCGGCCGCTATGCCGGGCCGAAGGTGTTTTCCGCGCAAGACTACCAGGGGTTCCTGCACAAGGTGCTCAATCGTGACCACCTCGACAAGGCACACATCTTCTTCGAGAAGCACGGCGGCATGGCCATCGCGTCCGGCCGTTTTGTCCCGATCGTGCGCACCTTCGTGCCGTTTGTCGCGGGGGCCGCGTCGATGAACCGCGCTACCTTCCTGTTGTGGAACGTACTCGGCGCCTTCATCTGGGTGGGCGTCTGCATGGGCGCCGGCTACGCGTTCGGCAACGTGCCGGTGGTCAAGGACAACTTCTCGCTCGTCGCCATGGGCATCATTTTCGTGTCGGTGCTCCCGATCGCGATCGAGATGTACCGTCAACGGCGAGGGGCCACGGCCTGA